Proteins co-encoded in one Vampirovibrio chlorellavorus genomic window:
- the nadB gene encoding L-aspartate oxidase: MNNHHFSVRQVSALVVGTGISGLFTALKLAEAGVDTLLITKSALDESNSRYAQGGIAAVLPSNPDDSLDLHLQDTIRAGAGLCNEQSARSILAEGYASIEDLLFYGVPFDRNPDNQLALTREAAHSVQRILHAGGDATGHSVEMALIDKVRKNPRIEVMEYAQVVELLLVDGVCQGCRAVDYHKREEVVVYSPHTVLATGGIGRIYSHTTNPAIATGDGIALAAQARAAIENMEFIQFHPTAFYADGQLHFLVSEALRGEGGLLRDREGRLFASKYHPDGELAPRDIVTRAIYAEMRAAHLPYVYLDITHLPAETIEKRFPTILSSCLKFGVDIRKDWIPVAPAAHYLMGGITVDVEGKTTVPGLYSVGETAYTGLHGANRLASNSLLECVVLARRVARYIGENARALVEQASGASSGQYGYESQPAMFEALGKLHDLMWQQVGILRSGKDLELALAALETLEAQVLSHHWQQVIPVGFELMSQLKVARLIAQAALARCESRGAHTRLDFPESAPALSTDVFAGVSVV; this comes from the coding sequence ATGAACAATCATCATTTTTCGGTCAGGCAAGTTTCCGCACTGGTAGTGGGTACGGGAATTTCAGGTTTGTTTACGGCTCTAAAATTAGCGGAAGCAGGCGTGGACACGCTGTTGATAACGAAATCCGCACTGGATGAAAGTAACTCCCGTTATGCGCAGGGAGGTATTGCCGCCGTCTTGCCGTCGAATCCGGATGATTCCCTCGACTTGCACTTGCAGGATACCATTCGGGCTGGTGCCGGGCTCTGCAACGAACAGTCCGCCCGTTCCATTCTGGCGGAAGGGTATGCCTCCATCGAGGATTTGTTGTTTTACGGGGTTCCATTCGACCGGAACCCGGATAACCAGCTGGCTTTAACCCGTGAGGCGGCTCACAGTGTCCAGCGTATTTTACACGCGGGCGGTGATGCCACCGGTCACTCCGTGGAAATGGCCTTGATTGACAAGGTTCGCAAAAATCCCCGAATCGAGGTCATGGAATACGCCCAAGTGGTGGAATTGCTGCTGGTGGACGGCGTTTGTCAGGGCTGCCGGGCCGTCGATTACCACAAGCGAGAGGAAGTGGTGGTTTACAGTCCCCATACGGTTCTGGCTACCGGTGGAATTGGTCGAATCTACAGTCATACCACCAATCCGGCCATTGCCACTGGCGATGGAATCGCCCTGGCTGCCCAAGCGCGTGCCGCTATCGAGAATATGGAGTTTATTCAGTTCCACCCCACCGCATTTTACGCCGACGGGCAGCTTCATTTTCTGGTCTCCGAAGCCCTGCGGGGGGAAGGCGGCCTGCTGAGAGATCGGGAGGGGCGGCTGTTTGCCAGCAAGTATCACCCCGATGGGGAGTTGGCTCCTCGGGATATTGTGACCCGGGCCATTTACGCCGAGATGCGCGCCGCCCATCTGCCGTATGTTTATCTGGACATTACCCACCTTCCCGCGGAAACTATTGAGAAGCGCTTCCCGACTATTTTGAGCAGCTGCTTGAAGTTTGGTGTGGATATTCGCAAGGACTGGATTCCCGTGGCCCCGGCCGCTCACTACCTCATGGGTGGCATCACCGTGGATGTGGAAGGCAAAACCACCGTTCCCGGGCTGTATTCGGTAGGAGAAACTGCTTACACCGGTTTGCACGGCGCCAATCGGCTGGCCAGTAACTCATTGCTGGAGTGTGTTGTTTTGGCCCGGCGGGTGGCCCGTTACATCGGTGAAAATGCCCGGGCACTGGTTGAGCAGGCGTCTGGCGCCTCATCCGGGCAATATGGTTACGAGTCTCAGCCCGCTATGTTTGAGGCTTTAGGGAAGCTCCATGACCTGATGTGGCAGCAGGTGGGCATTTTACGAAGTGGCAAGGACCTTGAGCTGGCCTTGGCGGCGCTGGAGACACTGGAGGCGCAGGTGCTGTCCCATCACTGGCAGCAGGTCATTCCGGTCGGTTTTGAATTGATGAGTCAGTTGAAAGTGGCCCGGCTGATTGCGCAAGCGGCCCTGGCGCGTTGTGAAAGCCGTGGGGCTCACACACGGTTGGACTTTCCAGAGTCAGCGCCCGCTTTATCCACCGATGTCTTTGCCGGGGTTTCGGTTGTATGA